The window TCTTCCAGCGTTCTCGGTCACGTGCCTCCCTGCGACGTACCACAAGGGTACGCCTCAGTCGCCCCGCTCCCTGCGGCCTTGGCAGATGCCGTTTTGACCAGCCGGCGGATGCCAATCAGGTTCAATGCCTACATGACCAGCTCGCCGAAATCCTCAGCGTACCCCTGAGTACGCCTCCGGGTTCGGCTTGCGTGCGGCCTCGTGGGATGCGGTTTTGAGCAGCCTGCCAGCCTCTGAGAGGGAATCAAAAATTGTGACAGTTCGTTACTCATCCTACCCACTGTTCGGCTGTATGCTGAACAGTGCGCATCCAAGATTCTTACCTGCTGCTCCCTGTACATCCATCGCCCCTTGCAAAAAATACTGACTCGGGGCAACATGCCACCAGCATCACGTTGAGGAGGTTATGCCCGGGCAGCGGCGCTTGCAATTCTACCAGGCCGACGTGTTTACCGATGAGCCGTTCGGCGGCAATCCGGTGGCGGTGTTCCCAGATGCCGACGGATTGACGGACGAGGAACTCCAGCGAATCGCCCGGGAGATGAACCTGTCTGAAACGGTTTTTGTCTTTCCGCCGACCGACCCGGCGGCGGTGGTCAAGATGCGCATCTTCACCCCGACGCAGGAAATTCCGTTCGCTGGTCACCCCGTCATCGGCACATTTTTCGTTCTCGGCAGCCTGGGCCGTCTTACGCTTCGCGAGCCGGTCACGCGGGTGTTGCAGGAATGTAATCTCGGCCTGTTTCCCGTCGATATCCATTCGCATGACGGGGTGATCGAACGCGTGGTCATGGCGCAACCGAGCCCGGAGTTTCTGGATGTGATCGATGAGCCGGAAGCGCTGTTTGCCATTGCCCGCTCTCTGGGCATCACCAAATCGGCGATTACCGAAAGCCGCTTTCCCGTCCAGGTGGTTTCGACGGGGCTTCCGGTCATTATCGTGCCGGTGCGGACTCTGACGGCTGTACGGTCGATCGTGCCCGATGTTGCAGCGATCGCCGAGTTGTCCCAACAGTATGGCGCCAACGGCATGATGGTGTTCAGCACGATGACGGTCGAGCAGTCCTCCAGCGTGCATACGCGCATGTTCGCGCCGTTGATCGGCATTGTGGAAGATCCGGCAACCGGGAGCGCGAGCGGCGCCTTGGGCGCCTATCTGGTGCAGCACGGAGTCGTGGATATCAGACCTGAGACCGAGATCACCGCCGAACAGGGATACGAGATTGATCGTCCGTCCCGCATTTTGATTCAGGTGAATTCCGACG is drawn from Nitrospira sp. and contains these coding sequences:
- a CDS encoding PhzF family phenazine biosynthesis protein; translated protein: MPGQRRLQFYQADVFTDEPFGGNPVAVFPDADGLTDEELQRIAREMNLSETVFVFPPTDPAAVVKMRIFTPTQEIPFAGHPVIGTFFVLGSLGRLTLREPVTRVLQECNLGLFPVDIHSHDGVIERVVMAQPSPEFLDVIDEPEALFAIARSLGITKSAITESRFPVQVVSTGLPVIIVPVRTLTAVRSIVPDVAAIAELSQQYGANGMMVFSTMTVEQSSSVHTRMFAPLIGIVEDPATGSASGALGAYLVQHGVVDIRPETEITAEQGYEIDRPSRILIQVNSDDDAIQGVMVGGESILVVEGTLSC